The following proteins are co-located in the Phoenix dactylifera cultivar Barhee BC4 unplaced genomic scaffold, palm_55x_up_171113_PBpolish2nd_filt_p 002587F, whole genome shotgun sequence genome:
- the LOC120109715 gene encoding serine/threonine-protein kinase CTR1-like, whose amino-acid sequence MEMPGRRSSYSLLSQFPDDPPPPKFESPPSDKSRGRSPFDWPLPSDSIVAGDHRAVRIGPSAFPSVGLQRQSSGSSYGESSLSGDYYLPTTLSSITATIDEDAFNRIATAGEARAKEGAEVTGSSSSSKSWAQQAEETYQLQLALALRLCSESACASYPNFLDAGDQMVPAERASAESMSHRFWN is encoded by the coding sequence ATGGAAATGCCCGGGAGGAGATCCAGCTACTCCCTCCTCAGCCAATTTCCGGACGACCCGCCGCCCCCCAAATTCGAGTCGCCGCCGTCCGACAAGAGCCGCGGCCGATCCCCCTTCGATTGGCCATTACCATCGGACTCCATCGTTGCCGGCGACCACCGCGCTGTGAGGATCGGGCCGTCGGCGTTTCCTTCGGTGGGGCTACAAAGGCAATCCAGCGGAAGCAGCTACGGGGAGAGCTCGCTGTCAGGGGATTATTACCTCCCCACTACGCTCTCATCGATCACGGCCACCATCGACGAGGATGCCTTCAATCGGATCGCGACCGCTGGAGAGGCACGGGCGAAGGAGGGGGCGGAGGTGACCGGGTCGTCATCATCATCCAAAAGCTGGGCGCAGCAGGCCGAGGAGACGTACCAGCTCCAGCTCGCTCTGGCTCTTCGGCTCTGCTCGGAGTCAGCCTGCGCCAGCTATCCGAATTTCTTGGATGCTGGTGATCAGATGGTCCCAGCAGAGCGTGCCTCGGCGGAGTCCATGTCCCATCGTTTCTGG